A region from the Sutcliffiella horikoshii genome encodes:
- a CDS encoding DUF3899 domain-containing protein gives MNISIRSSLIFFLILLLATFGTSWIYYGEINLLTFINTSFTISSVFIFISLFTLVVQKGFFDGITYSFRRIFASSQPDKELAQDIRNEMRPPSELLQPLSTQHIFVASLLLFLCMLISLFMYYNS, from the coding sequence ATGAATATTTCGATTAGATCTTCACTCATCTTTTTCTTGATTTTACTTTTAGCGACATTCGGCACAAGTTGGATATATTATGGAGAAATTAACCTGCTGACCTTCATTAATACATCCTTTACCATTTCTAGTGTCTTTATTTTTATTTCTTTATTTACATTAGTGGTCCAAAAAGGTTTTTTTGATGGTATTACCTACAGTTTCAGAAGAATTTTTGCATCCTCACAACCTGACAAAGAGTTAGCACAAGATATTAGAAATGAAATGAGACCGCCATCTGAACTATTACAACCACTATCCACTCAGCATATTTTTGTAGCTTCCCTGTTGTTGTTCCTTTGTATGTTGATTTCGCTATTTATGTATTACAATAGTTGA
- a CDS encoding peptide ABC transporter substrate-binding protein, whose translation MKKSKYLLLLALTLVLSAFLAACGGGNSAQNNGGQGETPPAGEGEPTGPQVLNVVDSAEIPTMDSVQGTDAVAFNVMNNVFEGLYRLGENDEVVEGVAKSHEVSEDGLTYTFTLREDSVWSNGEPVTANDFVFAWQRAVDPNSGSEYGPYMMNGKIKNATQVSAGELPLEELGVKAVDDYTLEVTLEQPVAYFESLMTFPTFFPQNQKFLEEQGDKYALEADTLIYNGPFTLDSWEHEVGWTMKKNADYWDAETVKLDEINVKVVKEVSTGVNLYTAQQIDISPGLTSDFVTQYKEDPDLISYLEPTIFWFKFNQTKNEALANVNIRKAISMGFNKQDMADYVLNNGSIPANYSVPVEFVQHPETGEDFREKNGDINAFDAEKAKEHWEKGLEELGTEAVTIEILGGDTETAKTMQEYLQNQLQENLPGLTIKLKEVPFAQRLDLDAAMDYDMQLAGWGPDYLDAISFSNLWITDGGNNKMGYSNEEYDKLLNDVMTTYANDPVKRFEAMQEAERILLEEDAAIAPIYQRGTTRLWKPYVQNVYRHNFGPDFSYKWAYISGK comes from the coding sequence ATGAAAAAGTCAAAATATTTACTTCTTTTAGCGCTTACACTTGTACTTAGTGCTTTCTTAGCTGCATGTGGCGGCGGAAATTCAGCGCAAAACAATGGAGGACAAGGGGAAACTCCACCAGCAGGTGAAGGAGAACCTACAGGTCCACAAGTACTTAACGTAGTTGATTCTGCAGAGATTCCAACAATGGACTCAGTACAAGGTACTGATGCAGTAGCATTCAACGTAATGAACAACGTTTTTGAAGGTCTTTACAGACTTGGAGAAAATGATGAAGTAGTAGAAGGTGTTGCGAAAAGTCATGAAGTATCCGAAGACGGTCTTACTTATACTTTCACATTACGTGAAGATTCCGTATGGTCAAACGGCGAGCCTGTAACGGCAAACGATTTCGTATTTGCTTGGCAGCGTGCAGTTGACCCGAACTCTGGTTCTGAATATGGTCCATATATGATGAATGGAAAAATCAAAAATGCTACACAAGTTTCTGCTGGTGAATTACCACTTGAAGAGCTTGGTGTAAAAGCAGTTGATGATTATACTCTTGAGGTAACGCTTGAGCAACCAGTTGCTTATTTTGAATCTTTAATGACATTCCCTACGTTCTTCCCACAAAACCAAAAGTTCTTGGAAGAACAAGGTGACAAATATGCATTAGAAGCTGACACTCTAATCTACAACGGTCCATTCACTTTAGACAGCTGGGAGCATGAAGTAGGCTGGACAATGAAGAAAAATGCTGACTATTGGGATGCTGAAACAGTAAAACTTGATGAAATCAACGTTAAAGTTGTTAAAGAAGTTTCTACTGGTGTTAACTTATACACTGCACAACAAATTGATATTTCTCCTGGTTTAACATCTGACTTTGTAACTCAGTACAAAGAAGATCCAGATTTGATTTCTTACCTGGAGCCAACTATTTTCTGGTTTAAATTTAACCAAACGAAAAACGAAGCTTTAGCGAATGTTAACATCCGTAAAGCAATTTCTATGGGCTTCAATAAGCAAGACATGGCTGATTACGTATTAAACAACGGTTCTATTCCGGCAAACTACTCTGTACCTGTTGAATTTGTTCAACACCCTGAAACAGGAGAAGACTTCCGCGAAAAGAATGGCGATATAAACGCATTTGATGCAGAAAAAGCTAAAGAGCATTGGGAAAAAGGTCTTGAAGAGCTAGGTACTGAGGCTGTTACAATTGAAATCCTTGGTGGAGACACTGAAACAGCGAAAACTATGCAAGAATACCTTCAAAACCAATTGCAAGAAAATCTTCCTGGTTTAACAATCAAGTTGAAAGAAGTACCATTTGCTCAACGTCTGGATTTAGATGCAGCAATGGACTATGACATGCAGCTTGCTGGATGGGGTCCTGACTATCTTGATGCGATTTCTTTCTCTAATCTTTGGATTACAGATGGTGGAAACAACAAGATGGGTTATTCCAACGAAGAGTACGATAAATTATTGAACGACGTAATGACTACGTATGCGAACGATCCAGTAAAACGTTTTGAAGCGATGCAAGAAGCAGAAAGAATTCTTCTTGAAGAAGACGCTGCGATTGCTCCAATCTACCAACGTGGTACGACAAGACTTTGGAAGCCTTACGTTCAAAACGTATACCGTCACAACTTTGGTCCTGACTTCAGCTACAAATGGGCTTACATCAGCGGTAAATAA
- the opp3b gene encoding oligopeptide ABC transporter permease, whose amino-acid sequence MTKYLLQRILYMFITLFLIASFTFFLMKMMPGSPFTMQDKLSEAQKAILNAKYGLDDPMPVQYLKYLGSLVQGDLGISFQYDNRSVTSLIMQRIGPSAQLGFQAMFFGTIIGIFLGVIAALRQNTWVDYGSTIMAVLGKSIPSFVFAGLLQYWIGVKLGWFPVAFWSGWEFTVLPTIALAMFPIAISARFMRTEMIEVLGSDYITLARAKGASNYDIAVKHALRNALIPVVTVLGPLAVSLMTGTLVIEKIFSIPGLGEQFVRSITTNDYPVIMGTTLFFAALFIVIVLVVDILYGIIDPRIRLAGGKK is encoded by the coding sequence ATGACAAAGTACTTGTTGCAACGTATCTTATATATGTTTATCACCTTATTCTTAATTGCCTCATTTACATTCTTCCTGATGAAGATGATGCCAGGTTCCCCATTTACGATGCAAGACAAACTGTCAGAAGCACAAAAAGCAATTCTAAATGCCAAATATGGTCTTGATGATCCAATGCCTGTACAATATTTGAAATATCTAGGAAGCCTAGTTCAAGGTGATCTTGGTATCTCGTTTCAATATGACAACAGAAGCGTTACGAGTTTGATTATGCAGCGTATCGGCCCATCAGCTCAACTTGGGTTCCAAGCAATGTTCTTCGGTACAATAATCGGAATATTCTTAGGAGTTATTGCTGCATTAAGACAAAACACATGGGTTGACTACGGTTCCACCATTATGGCCGTGCTTGGTAAATCGATTCCTTCCTTTGTTTTCGCAGGATTATTACAATACTGGATTGGGGTTAAACTTGGCTGGTTTCCAGTTGCCTTCTGGTCAGGATGGGAATTTACGGTCCTGCCAACGATTGCACTAGCGATGTTCCCAATCGCCATTTCCGCACGTTTCATGCGTACCGAAATGATCGAGGTTTTAGGTTCAGATTATATTACTTTGGCACGTGCTAAAGGTGCTTCCAATTATGATATCGCAGTAAAGCATGCATTAAGAAATGCATTGATTCCAGTCGTAACGGTTCTAGGACCGTTGGCTGTAAGTTTGATGACAGGAACACTTGTTATTGAGAAAATCTTCTCTATCCCAGGTCTTGGAGAACAGTTTGTGCGATCCATTACAACAAACGACTATCCAGTAATCATGGGAACGACATTGTTCTTTGCAGCACTTTTCATTGTCATCGTTCTTGTAGTTGATATTCTTTATGGAATTATCGACCCGCGTATTCGCCTGGCAGGAGGTAAGAAATAA
- the opp3C gene encoding oligopeptide ABC transporter permease, producing the protein MNNNKFDKLPKELFQPAVQDPSKSEKIAKPSLTYWQTAWLRIKKNKAAIAGAVILIVIAFLALFGPFMNNHGFNTQDVTQGNLPPKVPGIEKLGIMDGTRDGVDVYEQRGVEDYYWFGTDSLGRDLWTRVWTGTRISLYIALLAAFIDMVIGVAYGGISGFYGGRTDNIMQRIIEVLVGIPNLVIVILMILVLEPGIIAITIALTITGWVGMARVVRGQVLKLKSQEYVLASKTLGSTNNRIITKHLLPNVVGVVIINTMFTIPSAIFFEAFLSFIGLGLKPPMASLGTLIDDGFKSLQIFPHIMVFPAIIISLLMIAFNLVADGFRDALDPKMKD; encoded by the coding sequence ATGAATAACAACAAATTTGATAAACTGCCAAAGGAATTATTCCAACCGGCGGTACAAGACCCTAGTAAAAGTGAAAAAATAGCGAAACCAAGTTTGACCTATTGGCAAACTGCATGGTTGCGCATTAAGAAAAATAAAGCAGCTATTGCTGGAGCTGTTATTCTAATCGTCATTGCATTTCTTGCACTTTTTGGACCATTTATGAATAATCACGGTTTTAATACTCAGGATGTAACACAGGGGAATCTTCCTCCTAAAGTTCCTGGCATTGAGAAACTTGGTATCATGGATGGAACAAGAGATGGAGTGGACGTTTACGAACAACGTGGAGTTGAAGATTATTATTGGTTCGGTACCGATAGTCTTGGACGTGACTTATGGACACGTGTTTGGACAGGTACACGTATTTCTCTATACATTGCCCTATTAGCAGCTTTCATTGATATGGTAATAGGTGTAGCTTATGGTGGAATTTCAGGTTTTTACGGTGGACGTACAGATAACATCATGCAACGTATCATCGAAGTTTTAGTTGGTATTCCAAATTTAGTTATCGTTATTCTAATGATTCTCGTACTTGAGCCGGGGATTATAGCGATTACCATAGCATTAACCATAACCGGTTGGGTCGGAATGGCCAGGGTCGTCCGGGGGCAGGTTCTAAAGCTTAAGAGCCAGGAATATGTCCTTGCATCCAAAACGCTCGGTTCAACCAATAACCGAATCATAACTAAACACTTACTGCCGAACGTGGTAGGAGTAGTCATCATTAATACGATGTTTACCATTCCAAGTGCTATTTTCTTCGAGGCATTCCTAAGCTTCATCGGACTCGGCTTGAAGCCTCCTATGGCATCACTTGGTACGTTAATAGACGACGGATTCAAATCCTTGCAGATCTTCCCGCACATCATGGTGTTCCCAGCAATTATCATCAGTTTATTGATGATTGCGTTTAACCTTGTAGCGGACGGGTTCCGTGATGCATTAGATCCTAAGATGAAAGACTAG
- a CDS encoding ABC transporter ATP-binding protein: MEKILEVKNLHVSFDTFGGEVKAIRGVDFDLKKGETLAIVGESGSGKSVTTKTVMRLLPKHNSNIKHGEILFDGKDLAKLSEKEMQNIRGKEIAMIFQDPMTSLNPTMTVGKQIMEGIIKHQKLSKSAAAEKAIDLLRLVGIPMPEERFKQYPHQFSGGMRQRVVIAISLACNPKVLIADEPTTALDVTIQAQILDLMKDLQKKIDTSIIFITHDLGVVANVADRVAVMYGGQIIETGTVDEIFYDPRHPYTWGLLSSMPDLDLGDEDELYAIPGSPPDLSDPPKGDAFAPRNEFAMQIDLEMEPPMFQVSKTHFAKTWLLHEDAPAVEPPLAVQKRRRHMPQNFEKPVLVKDGGNNGN, from the coding sequence ATGGAAAAAATTCTTGAAGTGAAAAACTTACATGTTTCTTTTGATACATTCGGAGGAGAAGTCAAGGCTATCCGTGGAGTTGATTTTGATTTAAAAAAAGGTGAAACGTTGGCGATTGTGGGGGAATCCGGGTCCGGAAAATCCGTAACTACAAAAACCGTTATGCGTTTATTACCTAAACATAATTCCAATATTAAACACGGTGAAATCTTATTTGACGGAAAAGACTTAGCAAAGCTTTCTGAAAAAGAAATGCAGAACATCCGCGGAAAAGAAATCGCAATGATTTTCCAGGATCCAATGACTTCTCTAAATCCGACAATGACTGTTGGTAAACAGATTATGGAAGGAATCATTAAACATCAGAAACTGAGCAAAAGCGCCGCTGCAGAAAAAGCAATCGACTTGCTTCGTCTTGTAGGAATTCCAATGCCAGAAGAACGCTTTAAGCAATATCCTCACCAATTCTCTGGTGGGATGAGACAAAGGGTTGTTATCGCAATCTCACTTGCTTGTAACCCTAAAGTGTTAATTGCGGATGAACCGACTACTGCACTGGACGTAACCATCCAAGCACAGATTCTTGATTTGATGAAAGACCTTCAGAAGAAAATAGATACATCCATCATTTTTATTACACATGATCTTGGTGTTGTAGCAAATGTTGCAGACCGTGTAGCTGTTATGTATGGTGGCCAAATCATTGAAACGGGAACGGTGGACGAGATTTTCTACGATCCACGCCACCCTTACACATGGGGGTTATTAAGCTCCATGCCTGATTTAGACCTAGGTGATGAAGATGAGCTTTATGCGATTCCAGGTTCACCACCTGATTTGTCTGATCCACCAAAAGGAGATGCATTTGCTCCTCGTAACGAATTCGCTATGCAAATTGATTTGGAAATGGAGCCGCCAATGTTCCAAGTTTCCAAAACGCACTTTGCGAAAACGTGGTTGTTACATGAAGATGCACCAGCGGTAGAACCACCACTTGCTGTTCAAAAGCGTCGACGTCACATGCCACAAAACTTCGAAAAGCCTGTTTTGGTAAAGGACGGTGGAAACAATGGCAACTAA
- a CDS encoding ABC transporter ATP-binding protein: protein MATNEKLVEIRNLKQYFNEGKPNMVKAVDGLNFDIFRGETLGLVGESGCGKSTTGRTIIRLYDATDGEVLYEGENVHGKKSKKDLLKFNRKMQMIFQDPSASLNPRMTVADCIAEGIDIHGLAKSKKERLARVHELLETVGLNKEHANRYPHEFSGGQRQRIGIARALAVEPDFIIADEPISALDVSIQAQVVNLMKKLQKEKGLTYLFIAHDLSMVKYISDRIGVMYFGKIVELANSDDLYNNPIHPYTKSLLSAIPQPDPDSERTRKRFAYDPASHGYAKDEELELREVRPGHFVLCSEAEYKKYQAEYAGK from the coding sequence ATGGCAACTAATGAAAAATTAGTGGAAATTCGCAACCTGAAGCAGTATTTTAACGAAGGAAAGCCGAATATGGTCAAGGCTGTAGATGGCTTGAACTTTGATATCTTTCGCGGTGAAACACTAGGACTTGTTGGAGAGTCCGGATGTGGGAAGTCTACGACAGGCCGTACCATCATCCGCCTTTATGATGCAACAGACGGAGAAGTACTCTATGAAGGGGAAAACGTCCACGGCAAAAAGTCTAAGAAAGACTTGTTGAAATTCAACCGTAAGATGCAAATGATCTTCCAAGATCCATCTGCATCCTTGAACCCTCGAATGACGGTTGCTGATTGTATCGCAGAAGGCATCGATATTCACGGTTTGGCTAAGTCGAAGAAAGAGCGTCTAGCTCGAGTGCATGAACTACTAGAAACGGTTGGTTTAAATAAAGAGCACGCCAACCGCTATCCACACGAATTCAGTGGTGGACAGCGTCAACGTATCGGTATTGCTCGTGCACTAGCAGTGGAACCGGATTTCATCATTGCCGATGAGCCGATTTCAGCATTGGACGTTTCCATACAGGCACAGGTTGTCAACTTGATGAAAAAGCTTCAAAAGGAAAAAGGTCTAACGTATTTATTCATTGCCCATGACCTTTCCATGGTGAAATACATCTCCGACCGTATCGGAGTAATGTATTTCGGTAAAATCGTAGAACTTGCAAATAGTGATGATTTGTATAACAATCCGATTCACCCGTACACAAAATCCTTGCTATCCGCGATTCCTCAACCGGATCCGGATTCCGAGCGCACCCGTAAACGTTTTGCTTACGACCCAGCGTCCCATGGCTATGCCAAGGATGAGGAGTTAGAGTTGCGTGAAGTACGACCAGGACACTTTGTCTTGTGTTCAGAAGCAGAGTACAAGAAGTATCAAGCTGAGTATGCAGGGAAATAA